From Magnolia sinica isolate HGM2019 chromosome 13, MsV1, whole genome shotgun sequence, one genomic window encodes:
- the LOC131222938 gene encoding transcription factor MYBS3-like isoform X1, which produces MTRRCSHCSNNGHNSRTCPSRGGLKLFGVRLTDGSSMKKSASMGNLSSAHHHSFSSSPNPGSPSSDLLRDPTHLAEGYASDDPAHASCSSNCRGERKKGIPWTEEEHRMFLVGLQKLGKGDWRGIARNFVVSRSPTQVASHAQKYFIRQSNTSRRKRRSSLFDMVPDMTNESLPALEEQFLRPSFQASETENTNPSPPLNLSLNLECKPMESTSDDTPIEPEEHIACSSFPPMLPAFFPAYLPIPPYPFWHPNQTHAGKEVETHKVLKPTPVLSKDPVNVDELVGLSKLSLAEPVAGRIEPSALSVKLLGAPLSRQSAFHANPPVGGSDISQSNGNAIHAV; this is translated from the exons ATGACTCGTCGCTGCTCCCATTGCAGCAACAACGGGCACAACTCGCGCACGTGCCCGTCGCGAGGCGGACTGAAACTGTTCGGCGTCCGGCTGACCGACGGCTCTTCCATGAAGAAGAGCGCGAGCATGGGGAATCTGTCATCCGCGCATCATCATTCATTTTCTTCCTCCCCAAACCCTGGCTCTCCCTCCTCAGATCTCCTCCGCGATCCGACGCACCTCGCCGAAGGCTACGCGTCGGATGATCCCGCGCACGCCTCTTGTTCGTCGAATTGCCGCGGTGAGCGTAAGAAAG GCATCCCTTGGACAGAAGAGGAGCACCGGATGTTCTTAGTGGGTCTCCAGAAGTTGGGAAAAGGCGACTGGCGTGGAATAGCACGGAACTTTGTTGTGTCAAGGAGTCCTACTCAAGTTGCCAGCCACGCCCAGAAGTATTTCATCCGACAGAGTAACACATCCAGAAGGAAGAGACGATCAAGCCTATTTGATATGGTTCCAGACATG ACAAACGAGTCGCTACCTGCACTTGAAGAACAATTCCTGCGCCCTTCTTTTCAAGCAAGTGAAACAGAAAACACAAATCCATCTCCCCCTTtaaatctctctctcaatctcgaATGCAAACCCATGGAATCAACTTCCGACGACACTCCAATAGAGCCTGAAGAACACATAGCATGCAGCAGTTTTCCACCTATGCTCCCAGCATTCTTCCCGGCATATCTACCAATTCCTCCATATCCATTCTGGCATCCGAATCAGACACATGCTGGGAAAGAGGTGGAGACACATAAGGTCCTGAAGCCAACCCCAGTCCTTTCAAAGGATCCAGTCAATGTAGACGAGCTTGTGGGCCTGTCCAAGCTAAGCCTTGCGGAGCCTGTTGCTGGGCGTATAGAGCCATCTGCACTCTCTGTAAAACTGCTCGGTGCCCCTCTGTCAAGGCAGTCTGCGTTTCATGCGAACCCACCTGTTGGTGGGTCAGATATAAGCCAGAGCAACGGCAATGCAATCCATGCAGTTTGA
- the LOC131222938 gene encoding transcription factor MYBS3-like isoform X2, producing the protein MTRRCSHCSNNGHNSRTCPSRGGLKLFGVRLTDGSSMKKSASMGNLSSAHHHSFSSSPNPGSPSSDLLRDPTHLAEGYASDDPAHASCSSNCRGIPWTEEEHRMFLVGLQKLGKGDWRGIARNFVVSRSPTQVASHAQKYFIRQSNTSRRKRRSSLFDMVPDMTNESLPALEEQFLRPSFQASETENTNPSPPLNLSLNLECKPMESTSDDTPIEPEEHIACSSFPPMLPAFFPAYLPIPPYPFWHPNQTHAGKEVETHKVLKPTPVLSKDPVNVDELVGLSKLSLAEPVAGRIEPSALSVKLLGAPLSRQSAFHANPPVGGSDISQSNGNAIHAV; encoded by the exons ATGACTCGTCGCTGCTCCCATTGCAGCAACAACGGGCACAACTCGCGCACGTGCCCGTCGCGAGGCGGACTGAAACTGTTCGGCGTCCGGCTGACCGACGGCTCTTCCATGAAGAAGAGCGCGAGCATGGGGAATCTGTCATCCGCGCATCATCATTCATTTTCTTCCTCCCCAAACCCTGGCTCTCCCTCCTCAGATCTCCTCCGCGATCCGACGCACCTCGCCGAAGGCTACGCGTCGGATGATCCCGCGCACGCCTCTTGTTCGTCGAATTGCCGCG GCATCCCTTGGACAGAAGAGGAGCACCGGATGTTCTTAGTGGGTCTCCAGAAGTTGGGAAAAGGCGACTGGCGTGGAATAGCACGGAACTTTGTTGTGTCAAGGAGTCCTACTCAAGTTGCCAGCCACGCCCAGAAGTATTTCATCCGACAGAGTAACACATCCAGAAGGAAGAGACGATCAAGCCTATTTGATATGGTTCCAGACATG ACAAACGAGTCGCTACCTGCACTTGAAGAACAATTCCTGCGCCCTTCTTTTCAAGCAAGTGAAACAGAAAACACAAATCCATCTCCCCCTTtaaatctctctctcaatctcgaATGCAAACCCATGGAATCAACTTCCGACGACACTCCAATAGAGCCTGAAGAACACATAGCATGCAGCAGTTTTCCACCTATGCTCCCAGCATTCTTCCCGGCATATCTACCAATTCCTCCATATCCATTCTGGCATCCGAATCAGACACATGCTGGGAAAGAGGTGGAGACACATAAGGTCCTGAAGCCAACCCCAGTCCTTTCAAAGGATCCAGTCAATGTAGACGAGCTTGTGGGCCTGTCCAAGCTAAGCCTTGCGGAGCCTGTTGCTGGGCGTATAGAGCCATCTGCACTCTCTGTAAAACTGCTCGGTGCCCCTCTGTCAAGGCAGTCTGCGTTTCATGCGAACCCACCTGTTGGTGGGTCAGATATAAGCCAGAGCAACGGCAATGCAATCCATGCAGTTTGA